TTTAAACCCATCATAGTCCACATCTTCCTAAGACATAGCAATGCCTAACATTGACTGAGTATGTCAGACACTGTTGTGAGGTGTTCTACACAGTCacttactcattcaacaaatatttgctgaatgccTCCTATGTACCAAGCACTCTGCTAGATGCTGGGGATGAAAGACAGGATAAAACCCCTGTACTCTGAGAGCTTATGTTTTACTACAGGAAACAGATGGTAAACGTGTAAACATGGTGGCCTCTAGGGAGGTGATACTTGAGTTGATACCTCAATGATAAAGAGAGAGCCCTGATCAGATCTATAGGATGAGTGATACAGGCAGAGGAAAAACAGCAAGCCTATAAGGAAGAGATTACTATCATCTTCATTAAGAGATTagaattatccccattttacagaccaggaaactgaggcctcagTGGGAACTGTACAAAGCTTGGTGCTGAGAAAGCTATGATTATTCAAGCCGCCAGTGACCTCTCTCCTTCCTAACCCTTTCCACTGTTGGTGCAGAAGAGAGTCTGGATTGGCAATGCAGTTGGCTAGGGAAAGGGTGCAGAGTGATGATATAGGCTGAGGGTAGAGGCCTCTGGGCCCAGTAATCAACTGAGTAGTTGATGGTGGAAGTGGGCCCATTTGGCAGAGGCCCAGGGCCCAGCAATGCAGTCAGGTGGACTTAACCTCTTCTGCTTTTGGAGTTTACTCCAGAGGTTTGGCACAGTTTGCCTCAAGCCATTCACCAAGTGTTTGGGGTCTATTCCTACTGCTTCAAATGAGTTTGCTTCCTTAGGGGCAGAAACTTTTTTTGTAGCCTAACCTGTATCTAATAATAACAACCCTTCATGTTCATTGAGCAGGCCCTggccaagtccccacccaaccgcAGGCCCTGAGCCAGGTAGTCAGggtaaaataagccagtctgGGCTTGCAAGAAGCAATGACGCTTATAGGCTTTTGCATCAGACACATCTGAGTGTAagacccagctctgcctcttataAGATCTGTTACTGTGGACACATTAGGGAGCCTCTCTGAACCCTAGATTCTCCATCTTCACAGGAGAGCATTTGTGAGAACCAAGTAAGATGATTATATCAAGGGCACAAACACAGCACTTGGCACAGAGCAAGTAACTACTCAACACATAGTACCTGTTATTATTACCAAAAAACACACTTACATTTCACTTTCTCATTCATGCCTCACTTACTCTGGTGGCTTGGCATTATTCTTTCAGGCTTATGGATGAGAATTTGAAGCTGATTTGCTTTGTGTTATGCCACCAGCAAGGAGTCAAGCTGTCTCAAATGTGAGGCCAGAGTTTTGTCTGTGTATGTGTTGAAGGTGATTAATACATATCAACTATAATGAATCTTGCCTGGTGTGTCAGGGAGCTGAGGAGAAGGATGGATGGCGCATGTAGACTGATTCAGATGGCGGAGGACCACCAGTAAGACCCAAGGTGTGGAGTATGGGAACAGACCATTGAGGGATGGGACTCAGTTCCAGTTACCACAATATCCACAGTATCACTAGCATTTAGCACATTACAAAGCATTTGTCAGTATTTGCtgatttaacaaaagaaatgaaactccAAGGACAGCTCCAAGCCACACATCCAGCTTTAGGAGAGGCAGACAGTATCGATAATACTGTGTTAAAAGCCAGAACATGAATTCTAAGTCTGATGCTATTTACTGTGGGACAAGAGCCCTTATCTTAGTTTCCTCTCTAGAAACAGTGCTGAACATACCCACCTCACCTACTTCACTGGGAAATAACTTATAAAAGGAGTTTGGTAAATTAAAAGTATTATCAtgcacataaaaagaaaaatcatgacaATACAGACTACTAAGGCAATAGAGTGTGAATCCCAGCTCTTCTTGGTACTAGCCTCTGAAGCTCTGGGCACATCACTTTTCtccaagcctcaattttctcaaccATAAAATGAAGGTAACAACATCTACGTTGCAAGATTTGTAAGGATTGGAGATAAAAGGGACAGGCTTTAGAGTAAGAGAGACCTGgtttcaaatcctgactctgcctctGGCTAACTATAagccctcccaaatctcagtgtCCTATAATGATAAGGTTGTTGGGATAGTAACGGAGATGGTGTTAGTAAAGGATGTCACATAGTGAGCACTGGATGAATGCCAGCAGTCATCTAGACAATAGTGAACTGGATGAGGGAACACAGTGGAGTGTTTAAAAGGGGGAGGTCGAAAGCTACTCTCCcaggctttgccacttactaactCTGCTACTTTGCataagttgcttaacctctctgtacctcagtttcctcacacgTGAAACAGAGATAATAGAACCTACTTCAGAGTGCTACTGTGAGAATGAAAtctattaatacatgtaaagcactttgaACAATGGCTGGCAtagagtaagcactcaataagtgtTAGATATTATTAATAGTAATGTTAACAATAATATTAATCACCAACTGGAATAAGAGGGAGGGACTGTTTATCCTGGGACATGGGTATCCCAtgaaataattacagagaagTCTCAGCTGTTTGTAGGCAAGTTCTTAGCCTCCGAGACTCTATGGAAAGGACATGAGGCTGGGGGTTCCTGAGCAAATATCCCAGTCCCACTGACCAGGAGACCAGTCTCTAGGGAAGCGAGTCAGGCTCCTTGGAAGGGACACTGTGTTCCTATCCCTGACTGACTCGAGGGAACAAAggcacgtgtgtatgtgtgtgtgtggccagggaggagggaggggaatgtTTCCCTTTCAAGAGAAGAACAAAGGATCTGAGGCATAGTTGAGTGCGTTCCAATCCCCTCCCAGGCCAGCTCCCATTCCTCAGATGATTGTCCAACAAGGTTTTCAACCTTCTAGCTTCCTCCTTAAAGGTGActggggggaggggaaggcaggcTCGGTTTCACTCCACCCTCTATCATCAATTTCCAAGAGGCAGGATTTATATGTGCCAAACCTCAATATATCTCTTAAGAATCCCATCCTATGCAGGGGTGGGGTGGAAACTCCTATGGGAACTCAGGGTTAATGGATGACACAGGGCACTGCAAGCAACAGGTTTAATACACCTCCAGGGGAAGTCCAGGACTGAAACTGCTCTTGGGTGATGGAGCCAAGGAGAGAACCCAGGAATTCTAACTGACCTCCCTCACAGCCTAGCCTAGGGTAGGGGGAAATGGCCTTGCAGAACCAAGTAGAAAGGCATTTTCTAAATCTTGAAGGGATGATCACAGCTGGAGGGAGAAGCCAGGTGAAGGAGGAAAGGGTAGGGAGCAAAGAAAGTAATTGACAAGAGGAAAGGTAGGGACATGTCCAAAAAAAGTAGTTTTCAGGAGGCGGACCTCTAGGGACATTGCTTCCAGTTTCCACACTCTTGCCGACAGGGCCGGGACAGGAAGCAGTCCATGGAAGTCATCGCAATGGCATTTCCTGAAGAGTTGGAGAAAAACCTCCAGTTCCGAGGGGAGCACTGGAGGCTGCCCAAAAAGCTGTGTGGCTCAGAGTTTGCTCTAAGGCTCAAGCTTGGCCCCAGAGTCTCATCAGGGATGAAACCAAATAGCAGACGGTCCCAAAGGTAGTTTCTTCACACAAAAACACAATTTCAAAAATCAATATGTAATAAAAGAGAGGCCAGATGATGTGAGTGAAGAGCCCTAGGATGACATGAAAGCCTTAAGGCATGAATTAATTCACGCAGTCTTCAGAAAAAGGTGCCATTATTATAGCCATTTACAAGTTAaaagacttgcccaaggtcaaacagcAAGCTAGTAGTCAACTTCCAATTTGAAAGTCCAAAAACTGCCTCTTCCTCCTgatgtaaccttgggcaagtcaattCATCTTTCTCACCTGATTTCTCTCCTTTGAAACGGAGATGGCATCCTTCCTGCTCAACTCTCTGGGTGGTTATAAGGATAAAAAAGGCAAGGTTGATCTGAAAGTGCTTTGGAAGCTGTAAGGTGTTACAGAAATATAGGGTATCACTATTGTGGGCTCAGTGATAAACTAGCCTGCCTTGACACTAGGTTTAGTTAAAGTGCTGACATACCTGTCAACAGGagagagacattttaaaatataactaatgTGAAATATGCCATAATGGTGGAATCCACCACAAGGCCTAAGGATAGAGAGAACCAGCATTCCTATATTGTTTACTTCAAACCTTCCATCTTGCATAAAGGGAAACTGGGGACTGGGGGtgaagtgacttggccaaggtgAGACTGAGAGTAGAACTGGGTTTCCAACTCTAAGACCAGTGCTTATACCACCATCGCACACAAACACTATGGAGCTCCCACTACCACAGAAATGCTAGAAGGGCCTGCTCTGAGATGTGCCCATGGGTCACTATGGTGTTTAGAAAACAGAGAGTGGATGCTTAAGATTCTGTGAATGGGTCTCTGACATGCGTTCTGTGGTAAAGATAATAAGAATAATGATACCAACATGGCTCCAGGCTCTATGCATCTCAGGTATACCTCACTGTGTCTTTACCATCACCACCTGTGAGGCAGGTATTATTATTTGTCCCAAGAGTCAGAGAGGTAAAAGGAGCTTGCATAGGTAGACATGGATGAGTTGGGAACTGAACTCAGACAAATTGCATTTACTCAGACAGAAATACTGTTGAAGTGGAAGAGGACCATTAATCAGGATATCACATTTGGAGAGAACTATTCCCCAAGAACATCTAGCTTACTTTTAACTCTGATTCTAGGACCTCCAAGTAGTTGAAAAATATGGTTTCCAGGGTGGCTGGACCCATCAATATACCATGTGCAAGCCTGGTCTTATTCTCCAGTACCCCTCTCGCTACACTTCTATCTCTAGGTCCAAGCCACCATTCTTTTTCACCTGGCAATTGCACCAGCCTCTTCACTGGGCTCCCTGTTGCCACCCTTAAGAATACAGACCATATCACCCCCACTCCAAATCTTTTGGCCTCTCATTCCACCAAAGCCAAATCCTCATCATGGTTTGTATTGTTCTACGCAATCTGGCCCCCACCTGCCTCTCCACCCTCCTCCTCAACCATTCCCTCCCCACCTTCTACCCTTTTCCCCTTTGCTGTTTCTTCTCCAGCCACATTGACCTTCTTGCTCATCCTTGAAAATGTCAAGCATGCTCCCTCCTGAGTCCATTCACTCTGCTTTAAACACCCTTTGCTGTAGGGTACCTACATCATCCACCGCCTCACCTCATTCAGCTCTTGGCTCAAATATCACCTTTAGGTAATACTTTTGTTGGGACTCAGGACATACTATCCCAAAATATGACTGTAGGAAaacagaatatgccaccccaaaaatATACTTCTTCGGCATATTTTGAGCTGgttattctgagaaactgcagacaTGAGAGTAGCTCCGAAAAGCTGTCCTTTTGTAAAGGAAATTCACATCTAAAAAGGAAATCTACACTAGTAAAAGTATCTGTATTAGGAAGAGGATTGCTCCAGACAAATTTTATTACCAGatagactttttatttatttatttattttttgagacagggtcttgctctgtcacccacgctggagtgcagtggcgtgatctcggctcactgcaacctccgcctcccaggcttaagtgatcctcccacttcagtacACCCCCTCaacagtagctgggaccacaccacCACCAACTCTTTCCCTTACCCTGCCATAACTTGGGTTACTGCCACTCAAGCCCCTAACAGAAGTCCCAAGCCCCACATTCTTTCCTGTAGCTATATAAGCCTCAATTATCTGACCCTTCTTTAAGCCTCATGTTTTGCAGGACTCCCGTGTATACCcatgtaattaaattttttttcctccagctaATCTATGTCAATTTAATTCTCAGCCCAGCCAAACGACCTAGAAGGCTAGAGGAAAGCCATTTTTTCTCCCTTATACCTTCTTtgatcactctttttttttttttttttgagatggagtctcgctttgttgcccaggctggagtgcagtggcgagatctcggctcactgcaagctccgcctcccgggttcacgccattctcctgcctcagcctccaagtagctgggactacaggcgtgcatcaccacgccccgctaattttttgtatttttttagtagagacagggtttcaccatgttgttagccaggatggtctcaatctcctgacctcgtgatccgcccgcctcggcctcccaaagtgctgggattacaggcgtgagccgccgcgcccggcctgatcacTCTTTTAAAACTGCAGCCCCACCCTCCCTTGCTAGACATGCCCTATGTCTCaacctgctttattttcttcatagcatgtaCAATCATCTGATATaaacatgtaattatatattcattGCTTGTCACTCCTCATTGgaatgtgagctccatgaggacagaaaCTTAGTTTTGTTTACTGCCATACTCCCAGTATCTTAAGactgcctggtacacagtaggagTCAGTAAACATTGTTTGACTCAATGAATGAATTATTAGGTAAATAGCCACTCCCATGATTGTTACTCTGGCTTGATAACGGTCtgtttttttcagaaatttaCTGAGTTTCTCTTTCATTCGGTATCTGCTATGCCCAAGGCCTCTGCTCAGAGCTGAGGAAATAAGCATGGCCAAGATGTGGCCTCCACCCTGAGGAGCTCCTAAATATAGGAGAGAGTAAATCTGTTAGAAATGTCTTCTCCGCACATAATTTAAGCTCTACCAACTGTtaacttattttcatttatccaAGTTTTGCCAGGTACCACACCAATAAAAAAAGGACTCAgtcctggggctgggcacagtggttcacgcttgtaattccagcaatttgggaggccaaggcgggcggatcaggaggtcaggagatccacaccatcctggctaacacagtgaaaccctgcctctacttaaaaaaaaatacaaaaaaaaaaaaaaaattagccaggcgcagtggtgggcgcctgtagtcccagctacttgggaggctgaggcaggagaatggcatgaacccgggaggtggagcttgcagtgagccgagattgcgccactgaactccagcctgggcgacacagcaagactccgtctcaaaaaaaaaaaaaaaaaaagactcagtccTTCTTCCTTCAGATATCTGAAGCTGGTGATCATATTCTCCTGGGTCTTCTCTTCCCAGGCTAAACAAAAAGACCCAGTGAGATTGTCTGACTCAGGTCTGCCAACTGGGAACAAGGAAGACAGACTGCTGGATAGAGGAGCAGAAGAGAAGAAGATCCAGGAGCAGAGTGAatcctttaaagaaaaagagggagtccttAGGGAGGACTCTGTGGAATTAGGTTGGAGGTTGGGATGGGGACAGGGCCCCTGCTTAATTAAGGCAGTAGGAGATTATGCTCCTGTAGAAAAGCAGTACACTGGGAATTGCCCCTATGTCTATCCACATTAAACTCAGGCAAAACCACAGTTGCTTAAAGAAAGCCTCACTATGGAAGGTTGAGGGCACTGGCAAAATCAGGGAGGTCGGACACAGAGGAGGACTCTCAAGCCCACTGGCCTCAGGACAGATATCTGCTGAGGGAAGGGACAGAGATAACAACTGCTGCTTCGTGCAGCCCAAACAAATCTGGGGACACCCATACAAAAGTCAAGAAAACTCTCCAGGTTCCATTGGAGCCCCCTGAAAAAATACCCGGGTAATTTTCGACAGAAGCTAAAGGGCTCTGTGGGGCTACTGGGGAAATTATTCCCAGGAAGTCTGGAAAACCCTGTGATGGTAACAGAATTTTAAGAGCAACCTCAAATGTACACTCAGAAGAAGTAGGTGTTTCAAGGGGGAGCCCCTGAGACACTTCTACTTCATTTTGGGACCCGAATGAGATTACTAAAAATTTCCACATTTGGGGTTTCTAATGGGGTTTCCCCAAGAAAACCGCAGAACTGCCACTATCTGCAAAGGGCTGAGGTGCTTCAACTAAGCATACATCCATCTGAAGAAGCCAGATTAGGCAATAAGAGATCTACAGAAACTCAGACTACTGAGCCACACAGCTTAAAAAAGACCAAGTTATGTTTTCTGCCCCGCTACACTGTTCATTGCTCCCAACAATGACGTTTCTATCAGGCTAAAGGATTTCTTCAGGAACAGCAATCCCAAAGTAGCCAGGCCCACCTGGGTCCCTTCCCACATTCCCATTGGAAAGCACCAGAAACACTTGTGAACCTTTGGGGAAGGTCATGTATACAACATTCCAGGTGAGTATCACAGGGACTTTGTTTCTTAAGGAGAAACTCTAGGGGGAAGAGTCAGTTCTCTGAGGGAAGCTGCCCATTCATTAAAGGGTTTCCACCCTACAATTATGGCAGGGGAAGGGCTTTTGTGCTAGATCCTTTACTAGAGTCAAGCTATGGAAGCTGGCTAtcattattccattttacagGCGGAGGAGACAGATGGACAAGAGAGCCGAACAGGTTCAGCATTTCATCAGGTGACTCCAGGCAGGCAATAATCTGGCTAAGGGTCTATACTTTCAGTCCCTGAAGCATCACTCCACCATTAAGTAGAGATACCTGGGGCAGGCCACcttctctccacacacacaccgcTGTCATCTATTGGCAGGGCCTGAGAGAGTTTTAACTCTCCCCCGGAAAAAAGTGTCCGGGGCCAagcaaggtggttcatgcctgtaatcccggcactttgggaggctgaggcaggctgatcacctgaggtcaggagtttgagaccagcttgaccaacatggagaaacccccgtctctactgaaaatacaaaattagtcagatgtggtggcgcacacctgtaatcccagctgctcgggaggctgaggcaggagaatcgcttgaatcggggaggcggaagctgcagtgagccgagatcgcgccactgcactccagcctaggcacaagagtgaaactctgtctcaaaaaaataagaaaaaagaaaagaaaaagaaaaaattggcctggcgcggtggctcaagcctgtaatcccagcactttgagaagccaaggcaggcggatcacctgaggtcaggagttcgagaccagcctagccaacatggtgaaacccccgtctctactaaaatacaaaaaataagccaggcatgatggcacgtgcctatagtgccagctactggggaggctgatacaggggaatcgcttgaacctgggaggcggagattacagtgagccgagatggcgccactgcactccagcctggtgacagagcaagactccgtctcaaaaaaaaagcaatgaaaaaattaataagcagCTCACTCTGGGCAAAACCCTGATGCCCACTTGAAACCTGCCATGTCTGAGTTTTTGCAGTGCCAGAATCTGAGGCTACCAACACGCCTCTGGGAACCTGCTCCTGCCAACTATCCTTCCCATAACTACCTGAACAAAGCCAGTTATCAGTCCAGAGTGAGCACCTTGACAGGCATGGTTTGCTTGGCCCAATAGCATCTCTGGCTTTCTGGGTCAGCCTGTCTGGGTCACTTTATTACTCCCTGGACAACTTGATAGGATGAAAAGTGTTTAGGCTTTAGAGTTATGCCAACCtctatgccgggcgcggtggctcaagcctgtaatcccagcactttgggaggctgagacgggcagatcacgaggtcaggagatcgagaccatcctggcgaacacggtgaaaccccgtctctactaaaaaatacaaaaaagtagccgggcgaggtggcgggtgcctgtggtcccagctactcgggaggctgaggcaggagaatggtgtaaacccgggaggcggagcttgcagtgagctgagatccagccactacactccagcctgggcgacagagcaagactccttctcaaaaaaaaaaaaaaaaaaaagagttatgccAACCTCGGTGTAAATTCTCATTCAGACACTTAACTGGCTGAGGAATACCTGGGGTCAGTCACTTAGCCACAAAGAGCTTCACTGGGAATGAACTCGCCTACCTTGGAAGGTTACTGTAGAATATATGAAACAGCATGCCATTTCCATGAAGGAAGGTACCATGTGTGGCTTAGAAGGTACCATGTGTGGCTTATGGCCGGCACCTAGAACACTGCCAGCTTcacagtagatgctcaagaaatattgGTTGCATAAGTAGAGGACCTAACACAGTGCCTAGTACTTAACAGGTACTCAGTAAAGACTaatttccttcccctttcctgtAGGGATGCTAAATTTAGAACACAGCCCTGAGTAGAATAGCCCATAACTCCTACCCCCAAGGATCTCCCAGCTGCAGCCTCCAGGATAATTACCCAATGCCACCACAGTAGCCAGGTGGTGCAGCTTGGAACAGGACAGTACCTGAGAGGAGGGCGGGTACCTTCTAcccaggctcaaaggatcctgAGTCAAATGTTCTTTACTCCCTGGCCTCAGGGAGAGAATGCATGCTCAGAAATGGTTCTGACATAACTAGCTCTTCCACACACATCCCCTCTGTTCACCAAGAGGAAGTGACATGTGGTATGTTGTCCAACGGGCTCTGATAATTCTTAAGCAAAGAGATGGAAGATGGAATTTCAATCCAATGGAGATCTAATAAACTTGCTCAGAACTGCTGTGTCTAAGACCTCTTTCATATACACCACTGGGCAGCTGGCAATTCTCTGGTAGGTGTAGCCCTCTGCAGAGGCTGGCTAGCAGACCAGGCACCTCTCCCAGACTGCCTTTTGTTTATAGCTGGCAACAACCCACCTGGTATTAGGACCACTGGCCAAAGACAACAGTCAGGCAAAGTGGGCAAATGGCCTCAGTCCCCACTTGGAGATGGCTCAGAGGGTGTGTCTGCAGTACTGGAATCCTGTCCCTCCTGTAATCAACTGAACAAATATTTGCCCCAAAAGAGAATTCAAAGCAGGAGGGAACAGGAGAGGTCACTGCACAAACCAACAGGAACTATTTAATCATTTATCCCCCCAGGGAGTTCATTTACAGAATGGCTTTCAAGTCTAGTCAGCCTTAGCTCAAGAGAACCCACCACCTTTACCTCCCCTGACCCCACCCCAGTTATCTGACCTCTATTGACTTGACCCCCTTGCCTTTTAGAAGAGCTGGCACAGAAGAGTTGAAGTTGCAAAGAAATGGGAAATGAGGGGGTGGGGTTCCAGGGCAAATTCTGGTCTCTTGCTCAGTGGTAAAGTGAAGTGCCTGCCACGCCCTAGGCCCAGCCTATAGACAGTTGCATTCTTGACATTCCTGAGTCCATGGTGCATGTccccttccacctcagctcctTCAATGGATGACTTATTTTCCACAGCTTGTTGCTTTTCTGCATATTCTGAAGGGATAGAATACCTCTCATAAACCTCGCACCTCCCCTAGGTAGGGAAATAAGCAAGAAAACAGGACTGAGTTCACTGAAGAGCAAAACTTGCCCACAGTGACCACTGGTAAAGAAGCTTTCACCACCACCTCACCCTGGCTCAGTGATGAGCAGGAGAACTCTCCCTCCCTGGAAAAGGAATTTGCTGGTGTTGGTCACTGTGCTCACATTATTGCCAAGATTTACAATAGTCTGTAAGGCAAGGAGAGCTTGCCACATTTTTTAGTGGAAGAAACTAAGCCTTGAGAAAGTAACCCAgcctgtccaaagtcacacagctagttataTGACGGAGCTAGATACATGACAGAGTTATAAGACAGGGACTTATACCTGCATCTGAAGTCTGTTACTAAATCTCAATGTCTCACAGAGCCCCAAAAACTGGGTTCTTGCTTTGCCAGCAAACAGTGCTTGGTGAAGAGGCCCCAGGGCTCTGGCCGGAAAGTAACAGGCAGAGCAGCTGGAGCTCCCCAACCGACCCCAGGCAACGAGGTGCAAAGTCCCCGGGCTTAATGTGTGACACAGCAAGTGCTCCACAAACAAGGCAACCATGCAGAAAGTCGCACACTTTGGGGGAAATGAACTTAGGGGGCGCAGTGCAAACACAATCTGCACAGCCTACACTGCCCCAAAATCTGACAATTCTCAGCCATTCAACCCAGTGGGAACTCCTGCCTGTGGCCATGCCCTTGTCTGAGAGAAGAGTGCCTTACACGGAAACTTTGAAATAAAGGGAACTTGATTTGGAGAAGAGAAGCCCAGGATAGGACTGAGATCCCTTGGGGGGAACAGATGGAGAGGTCTGTGGGTCACTGATACTCATCACCCTTTTGTGTGTGAACCATTGTATACGGTAAGGGAAACACCGAACTAACTTCCTACCCTCACAGGTTTGGGACTTAATGAACACATAGGCTATAGTTTTCTTTGCTGAGAAACTGGAACACAAGTATGGAATAGTGGAGTCATGGGGGTGACCAGGGTAAAAGATGCCTGATCTCTGAAGCACAGGGTCACTTGTATTTCCAAGGAGTTAACCTCTTGTCGTGAAATGAGGTCAGGTTTCCTCAACTATCAATGTCTCCAACAATCACCCAACCTAACAGAAAGAGATACAGAAGAAGGGCAGTTGGGGATCTCTGACCAGAGACCAAAGAAAAGGGACACACAAGGGGCTTGGTTCTTACCCAGCCGCCGTTCTCCTGGATCCAAGGCTCTAGGTGGTCATTCAGATAAGTGGCCATCCAAGCTGCGATCCGACTCACCAATACCTGCATCTCCTTGTCTACGCTTTCCACGCACAGTGCCCCGCCGAAGGAGAAAAAGGCCACAATGCGACCCCAGTTTACCCCATCCCGGAAGAGTTCATTCACTACCTGTTCAAAGCTCTGATATGCTGTCCCTGGGGTGATGTGGAGCTGGGATGTCAGGTCACTGAACGCCCGCCGGTACCGCAGTTCAAACTCGTCGCCTGCCTCCCTCAGCGCTTGCTTTACTGCTGCCATGGGGATCACCTCCCGGGCATCCAAACTGCTGCTGTGGCCAGTGGCTCCATTCACCGCGGGGCTGTCCACCAGGTGCCAGGATGGGTTGCCATTGATGGCACTGGGGGTCTCCATCTCCGATTCAGTCCCTTCTGGGGCCTCAGTCCTGTTCTCTTCCACATCACTAAACTGACTCCAGCTGTATCCTTTCTGGGAAAGCTTGTAGGAGAGAAAGTCAACCACCAGCTCCCGGTTGCTCTGAGACATTTTTATAATAGGGATGGGCTCAACCAGTCCATTGTCCAAAACACCTGCTCACTCACTGAGTCTGGTCTCTGGTTAGTGATTCTCTTCTAAGATCCAAAGCCAAGATAAGATtctgaagggagagaaagagctttaggaaaaaaaaaaaaaatttaatatgcaTGCCACTTACCCTAAACATCCCATTCCCCCTCCAGGTACCAGAACTGGTTTCTTTGTGGGTCTTACGAAGGTCTGGGTCTAGGTTCCAAGATACTTCAATTAAGTCAAATCGAAAGCACCAGTGGACTCTGAATCTCCCACCAGCCTTTTCTACCCCCCTCTTCTCCGAAATGCCTTCCTCGGAAAGTCATCCCTTGGGCAGTCCCCCCCTCACTCCCCCTCCCCCGCACCACCTACATTCAAATCCGCCTTAGGCAAAGGCAGGCAGGTGCAGCCCCCGGAAGATCTTTTGTATCACAGGTCGGGAGAGGAGGTGGCTGCGGGGATGCCGGTAACTCA
This window of the Rhinopithecus roxellana isolate Shanxi Qingling chromosome 13, ASM756505v1, whole genome shotgun sequence genome carries:
- the BCL2L1 gene encoding bcl-2-like protein 1 isoform X1: MSQSNRELVVDFLSYKLSQKGYSWSQFSDVEENRTEAPEGTESEMETPSAINGNPSWHLVDSPAVNGATGHSSSLDAREVIPMAAVKQALREAGDEFELRYRRAFSDLTSQLHITPGTAYQSFEQVVNELFRDGVNWGRIVAFFSFGGALCVESVDKEMQVLVSRIAAWMATYLNDHLEPWIQENGGWDTFVELYGNNAAAESRKGQERFNRWFLTGMTVAGVVLLGSLFSRK
- the BCL2L1 gene encoding bcl-2-like protein 1 isoform X2; this encodes MSQSNRELVVDFLSYKLSQKGYSWSQFSDVEENRTEAPEGTESEMETPSAINGNPSWHLVDSPAVNGATGHSSSLDAREVIPMAAVKQALREAGDEFELRYRRAFSDLTSQLHITPGTAYQSFEQDTFVELYGNNAAAESRKGQERFNRWFLTGMTVAGVVLLGSLFSRK